Sequence from the Saccopteryx bilineata isolate mSacBil1 chromosome 6, mSacBil1_pri_phased_curated, whole genome shotgun sequence genome:
attgaacctgtaacctcagcatatcaggacaatactctaacaaactgagctacccagccagggctcactgtggctttgatttgcatttccctgatgagtaAAGATggtgagcatctcttcatatgttCGTGGACCATCTGCAAGTCTTCTTTGGGGAAATAACCATTTAGTTCCCTTGCCCATTGTTTAACCAGctcttttgtgctttttgttacTGAGGTGTAAGAGACCTAGTTTTGTTTAAAGCCTTGTAGCACTGTGTGATTTTAAAAACCATGTCTGCATTTTACTTtgagacaaataaacaaaaatctgaaaaagaaTAAGCATTTGAGCTGGACGTACACACAAGTACTGATACGGAACATGAAAGAAGGCATGTCCACCTCAGAATAGTCACATCTGCAGGGGGAGAAAGaggtggaggagctggaggcagagaggggttCAGCCACACCCGACATATTGCTTCTTTAAGGAAAAGGATGGGAAATGTCTCACATCTAGGTGGTATGTACATGGTATTGTGTACTCTGTACTTGTGTTTGCAATAGTTCCTAAGAAcaataagagagaaaaatactATTCATAACAATGACATCTTTGTGAATTTCTGTCAGAATATATTCAGGTGGGCTCTGCCCAAAATCTGGTGGGAATCATGTAAATTGAGCCTGGAATATCTTGTCACTCCAGGGTCCATTTTGTGAAGCACACATTAGGGTCTCTTCAGGACGAAGGACTGGTCTCTTCAAAAATGGAGTGTTGAAAAagtagaaagagagaatgggCTGTCGGGATTCACATGAACTTTAGAGACATAGCAACAACACTCTGAAATGTATGAACATTCTTTGACTCCTGACTCCAATGAGAGAACCCAGTCACGAGCCAGATAGTTAATGAACTGAGTCCTTGTTCTTAACCTCTTCCAGCACAATGATGGAACTGTGGGTATGGTTTAGGGGGGAAAAGCAGTCCTTATCCTTTAAAAATTCGTCCTGAAATATCTATAGATGAAGTGATACTGTTTGGGGTTAGCTTTGTGAGTGTCTGGGGTTGGGACAGGGGTGGGCGGTGGAGGCAGAACAGAGGTGACCACAGGGAACACAAGACAAGGGACGGGCAGGCAATTGTCGAAACTGAGTAACTGGAACGCGAGGCTTTGTGATACCTGTCTCTTTGCTTTTGCATGTGTTTCACATGTTCTCCAATAAGAAGCTTTCTAAAAATTTCATGGTGTCACCTGGGCAGATAGATGAAACAGTAATTTATGCTTCGTCAGGGCTGGGGATCCAGGAATAAGAGTGTATCTAAGATGGGTGCCCTTAACAGAGAGGACTTAGCTGGCATGGCTAAAGAGAAGCGAATACTGGCCAGGGTATTTGGGTCCTGGGCAACTGGGCAGTGGCTGGGAGATCCCGGGAAGAAAGGGAATTGCCAGCGGCTAGCTGGGCCAATCCTGCCTGAGCTCTGCTCCATGTCCACCTGATCCCAAAATGTAAAGAGAAAGGCTCTCTTTGGAGATAATTTTAGGATAATAAATAAGGCATGGGGAATACTaacgtaaaaaaaaaagagaattggaAATGGCACCCACTTGCATAATTTTCTTGACTTCCCTGAGTTCCAATTTTTCCAATCTCTGAAAGGAGCGGTTAGACAACATCCATGGCTATCAATCTTTGTTCTACTTAATATTGGTCTATTTAATATCTGTATGTCAGTCTTTACAtctcaaaaatacataaaatattttaaagcaatcacCTTCCCTtcagataaaaatataatcataaacCTACTTACCAAATTTAATGTGAAAGGTGAGCTGCAGGTGGTGATGGAGGCTGGCTTTCTCGTGCAGCATTTGACAATTGGATGTGCATTTATGGTTCTGCATTCATTTATCATAAAACTCTGTTTTTTGTGTAGACGTGCTATAATATTCAATCATTTGTTACTAAGAAATTTTTTGCTTTTACATTAGATTATAATGACAGGTGGAAGTTAGGATAAAATCCCTTATTTTGAAGGAGACTCTTGTCTACTAGTTGTCTCCTAACTGTCTTATCAGCTGTCTATTAGTCATTTACTAGTTGTCTGCTAGATGTCTGCTAGTTGAGAACATACAGTCACCATTGAATAGGTTCCTGCTTTAACCTGTTAGTCAAGAGCACTTCTTCCATGTTGGGGGGTATACAGAGATGAGGAAGGCTCCATGCCTCTGTAAGAGGGGACCAGTAAGAGGATGGATTGAGAACCCCTATAACAAACCTCAGTGACAATGATGTCATGGGCCACGGGACAGGCACAGGGTGCTAGGGGTGCTAGCTAATAGGGAGGACACAGGCAGGTGGAACACCATGCTGGTGGACCCTCAGAGAAGTGCCACTCAAGCAGAGAGGACCCCCAGATATCACTGACAGTAGAGCCATGCTATTCACAACCCTCACACATCTCTGCATGAGGTCTGAGGACAGGCAGGTGCCAAGATGAATGACGTTTCCAAGACAGTGAGGTCTGTGAGAAACTTTTTCTTTCATGGCTCTCTGTCATGTTGTGAGGTTACAGAGGGAGGGGTTATATCCTTGACCTGGACAATATCTTAAGAGGAAAAGCTGTCCTCAAAATATAGCACATATGGCCTGAtgaagcagtggtgcagtggacagagtatcagactgggacgcagaggacccaggtttgaaatcctgaggttgccagcttgagtgcgggctcatctggtttgagcaagactcaagcttgagcccaaggtcgctggcttgagcaaggggtcactcactctgctgtagccccccagtcaaggcacatatgagaaagcaatcaatgaacaactaaggagccacaactaaggagctgcaatgaagaattgatgcttctcatctctctctcttcctgtctgactgtccctatctgtctctctctctctctctctctctccctctctctctctctttctgtcacatacACAGAAAAATACAGCCATGCTTTAACTTCAAAAGCAagcaagaggccctggctggttggcttagcggtagagcgtcagcctagcgtgcggaggacccgggttcgattcccggccagggcacataggagaagcgcccatttgcttctccacccctccgccgcgctttcctctctgtctctctcttcccctcccgcagccaaggctccattggagcaaagatggcccgggtgctgggcatggctctgtggcctctgcctcaggcgctagagtggctctggtcgcaatatggtgacgcccaggatgggcagagcatcgccccctggggggcagagcaccgcccctggtgggcgtgccgggtggatcccggtggggcgcatgcgggagtctgtctgactgtctctccctgtttccagctgcagaaaaatgaaaaaaaaaaaaaaaaaaaaaaaagcaagcaagacagtgaaggggagagaggataAAACGGATCAGGAAAAATCCAAAACAGTAAACACGTGAGTGCATCTTACAAATGCAAAGCAGCCCATGTGAGCCTATACTTGTCCCCTTCTTTGTGAGCTCACACTCTGGGCCACTAAACACCCAAAGGCCAGGTCCCAATGCTAGAGTAGCTCCCTGGTCCCAGAGCCAGCCCTAATGATTCTAAGGCTGCTCAACCTGCCTGGCCTGTTCCTTCTTGCAGAAACCACAGTGAAGGGTCTTGCCTATCCCCCCTCCACAATGGTTCTCATTTGCTCCCACATGCGGTGGCCTGCCTCCTTCTTTTGGACGTTGAGTAACATTGTCTTTTCAGGGGCTTTGTCTCCTGTTCTGTTGGCTTCATGTGCCTGAACAGAAAGAACTGCTACTGTAGACCAGACGCCCACTACAGCCTGTCTCTCACTACACACCCGCCCCCCAAACACTCATGGCATAGACATTGGTGAGACAGCATGAGAGCACAACCGAGGCTTCACACAGTAACCATGACCATTGTGTGACATGGCTACACGTAGAGAGCTCTGAAGAGGCCTCCACGTGACTGGGTTTTCTTTCCTGCCCACCACTGCCTAGAACCTTGGCTCTCAAGGGAACTCCTTGTATCAGAGGAGATTTACTACCTTAACTAGATCTGTATCTCTGTTTAATGAAAATGTTAAGGATACTTTGATGGTCTTTGCTggtgtaattttaaataaaatgtctccAGCCTCTGGCACGGCACAGCCACCACCCTGTTGTTTAACTGTGGGGAAGGGAAGTgtgggggcgggtgggggggttggggggtatGAGTTCTTTACAATCTTGTCTTTACAACATTGTGTGTTCCCCAGCAGTTCCCCCACCCCCCGGAGTAAACAAAACAAggtttataaaaatctttgagGCAAAGCCTCATCTATGTCACTAGAAATTAAACCCTGTCTGTCGATCACGGAGCAATGGATCTTAGGAGGAAAGCTCAGGCCTTGGTCACCTGGATTTGGGTCTGCGCTGTCACACTTGTTAACTTGCTTTCAGCATTTAGAAAATGTGGAGGGTAATATTTACCTGACAGGTTTGCCGTAAGAAGTGCAAAGACGGCACAGCCTTCAGCATGTACCCAACAGAAAATGAACGCACGGTAAACAGAAGCTTTTATTAGCCAGCACCTAATTATTGTTAGGTGACTTTGAACAGAAGTGTGAGCATCTCTTTCCAAAACACAGGATGCTTGGAGATTGAGTACTGGAGCCGGACCATGCGAGCAGCAGCTGTCCTTTACAGTAGGCAGCTCCTTGCCGGCCCAGGAGATCTGGGACATTTGCAGTTTGGCCTCCTGCTTCCTGCATGCCAACTGGCAGCCAAAACACACTCTTAATTGTCTGacctttttaaatgattaatatgatgatgatgatgcatcatttaatatgatgattaaatgatgatgatgacgatgatgatgatgcatAAAAATAGGATCAGCAGAATGTTAACAACCTATTATCAGTACTtggttttttcctttaaaaaaatgttcattgtgGTGTTCGCAGCCACCGCCACCGTCGCTCTCCAACGCCAGCGCCGCCTCTAGCTCGTTGAGCTACAGCCGAAGGAGAAGGGGGATAAGAGGTCTCTGTACCATGGCTCGTCCCAAGCAGACTGCCCGCAAATCGACCGGTGGTAAAGCACCAAGGAAGCAACTGGCCATCAAAGCCGCTCGCAAGAGTGCACTCTCTattggaggggtgaagaaacctCATCGTTACAGGCCCGGTACTGTGGCACTTCGTGAAATTAGACGTTATCAGAAGTCCACTGAACTTCTGATTTGCAAACTTCCCTTCCAGAGCCTGGTGCGAGAAATTGCTCAGGACTTCAAAACAGATCTGCGCTTCCAGAGTGCAGCTATTGGTGCTTTGCAGGAGGCAAGTGAGGCCTATCTGGTTGGCCTTTTTGAAGACACCAACCTGTGTGCTATCCATGCCAAACGTGTAACAAATTATGCCAAAGACATCCAGCTAGCACACCGCATACGTGGAGAACGTGCTTAAGAATCCACtatgggagtgacgtcacggaaatggcgccgtgagcagcacgtccgacagctctcccctaaatcacaacaaatttatcaactagaaacagaaaaatttatcctcggagcattccggagttccacacaaactgatagcgaaaggactgttatcacttgaatctgagagacgagggtgtggagaaatctaccacagggacgttctttcaaaccgcaaggaagtgcgcctgtggtgagtcagcccatatacttgggaacctcgagccgccgtgagcggccaacgcgagccgccaccgcgagccgccgcgag
This genomic interval carries:
- the LOC136308147 gene encoding histone H3.3A-like, yielding MARPKQTARKSTGGKAPRKQLAIKAARKSALSIGGVKKPHRYRPGTVALREIRRYQKSTELLICKLPFQSLVREIAQDFKTDLRFQSAAIGALQEASEAYLVGLFEDTNLCAIHAKRVTNYAKDIQLAHRIRGERA